The sequence below is a genomic window from Calditrichota bacterium.
AGATTTAGACGTGATTCTGCAGATTAAAAAGTTGCTTTACGAAGAACACTATACCATTCAGGGGGCGAGAGAAAAGATCAAATTGCTTGAACATCAAAAAAAACGGGAGCTTACTTCAGACAATTTAAACGATATTCATACGATTGTTAAGCAGCTGCGAAGTGATCTTCTGGAAATAAAAAAGATATTGGATTCAAATCGGGGCGTAGCGCAGTCCGGTTAGCGCACTTGACTGGGGGTCAAGGGGTCGGAGGTTCAAATCCTCTCGCCCCGACCATTTGAATTCAAGGGTAGGAGTGAGATTCATTTCTACCCTTTTCAGTAACGTGTAAGCAGATTCCTGTGAATGGTTTGATCCTTATACCGGCCTTTCAGGCGGGACCGTATCTCGGTGATGTTCTTCAGCGCATTCTCGAATACAGGCATATGTCGGTTGCGGTATTGGTTGTCAATGATGGTTCCACTGACAACACCGAAGATGTCGCCCGGTCATATGGCGTTAATGTTCTTTCACATTCCCAAAACAGGGGCAAAGGAGCGGCATTAAAAACGGGATTCTCTTTTGCCGTTCAAAAAAATTTTAATTATGTCGTTTGCCTCGATGCGGACGGACAACATGATCCGGAAGCCATTCCCGATTTTATTGATCTGTTTCAAACAGGGAATTACGACCTGATCATTGGGCGCCGGGACGTTTCGATTGGAAAAATGCCCTTTGATCGCTATCTCAGCAACTCCCTGACCTCTGTTGTGGTTTCTCTTGTTGCGGGCCAGCGAATTCACGATTCTCAATCCGGCTACCGTCTGTTATCGGTTGAGTTAATCAAGAGGCTTCGTTTACAGAGCCATCAATATGAAACAGAAACAGAAATTCTCCTGCAGGCCATTCGGGACTTTCACGCAAGAGTAGGGGAGATCCCGATTTCCGTTTCGTATGTGGGGGAAATCAGTCATATTAATCGATTTAGCGATACATTACGCTTTATAAGACTAGTACTCAAAACCGTAGGACATCTTTGATTGGTTGAGCAATTTGTTCAGTACTTTCATTCGTTACCAAAGGAAGTGGTAACGCTGTTCATTGCAATGATTCCGATTTTTGAATTGCGAGGAGCCATTCCTTGGGCATTGGCCAATCCGCCCATAGGAGGAGGCCTGCATTGGCAAACAGCTTTTGTTTTTGCCTATATTGGAAATTTTATTCCCGTTATTCCACTGCTTTTATTTTTGGATCCGGTAACGAATTTTCTGCGTCGCTGGAAAATTTTTGATCGCTTCTTTGAATGGCTTTTCAAGCGGACGCGACGCAAGGGGAAGATGATTGAAAAGTATGAGGTTATCGGACTTTTGCTTTATGTTGGAATCCCCCTACCAGGTACAGGTGCCTGGACGGGTTCTCTTGCAGCCTATTTATTTGGGGTACGTTTTAAAAACTCAATCTTTGCAATTGCTGTTGGTATATTGCTGGCCGGTATTATCGTAACACTGGCTTCTTTGGGTGTGATTTCGGTATTTTAAGTTTTCTGAGTTCGGGGCGTAGCGCAGCCCGGTTAGCGCGCATGCTTCGGGAGCATGAGGTCGGCGGTTCGAATCCGCCCGCCCCGACGAGTCTATATTGAGGAGTAAATGGACGGATATTCGGTAAAAGATATTGAAAAGAAATGGCAGCAATTTTGGAACGATATTAATCTCTTCAAAACAAAGCCCATTCCTCAAAAAAAGTATTATGTCCTTGAGATGTTTCCTTATCCCTCCGGAGACCTTCATATCGGGCATATGAAAAATTACGTCATCGGCGACGTTATTGCCCGTTACAAACTTATGCAAGGATTTGACATTTTACACCCCATGGGGTGGGATGCGTTTGGTTTGCCTGCCGAAAATGCCGCAATAAAGCGCGGAATCGATCCCGAAAAAT
It includes:
- a CDS encoding MerR family transcriptional regulator, whose product is MQNRPIKKLYYSISEVSELTNLKQHVLRYWETEFPDLKPSKNRAGNRIYRPKDLDVILQIKKLLYEEHYTIQGAREKIKLLEHQKKRELTSDNLNDIHTIVKQLRSDLLEIKKILDSNRGVAQSG
- a CDS encoding small multi-drug export protein, with the protein product MIPIFELRGAIPWALANPPIGGGLHWQTAFVFAYIGNFIPVIPLLLFLDPVTNFLRRWKIFDRFFEWLFKRTRRKGKMIEKYEVIGLLLYVGIPLPGTGAWTGSLAAYLFGVRFKNSIFAIAVGILLAGIIVTLASLGVISVF
- a CDS encoding glycosyltransferase family 2 protein, with the translated sequence MNGLILIPAFQAGPYLGDVLQRILEYRHMSVAVLVVNDGSTDNTEDVARSYGVNVLSHSQNRGKGAALKTGFSFAVQKNFNYVVCLDADGQHDPEAIPDFIDLFQTGNYDLIIGRRDVSIGKMPFDRYLSNSLTSVVVSLVAGQRIHDSQSGYRLLSVELIKRLRLQSHQYETETEILLQAIRDFHARVGEIPISVSYVGEISHINRFSDTLRFIRLVLKTVGHL